Within Primulina tabacum isolate GXHZ01 chromosome 5, ASM2559414v2, whole genome shotgun sequence, the genomic segment CTTCACCTTCTCCCCAACGCGCTCTTCTTCTCTCTAGTGCCTAAGGAAAGAATCATCTTGATGTAAATATAAACACATTGAAAGAGAATAATATCTGATAATGTTACCTGCTCAAGCTAACCTACTATGAAGTCAAAGATTCGATCAATCCAACTTCAATCCCGCAAACATGGATGTTCATGAATGTAAAATTTAAAAGAATCTTGTAATTTTTCTTGATTATATGCctaattatttgaaaacaaaTGACCCCTTCAAAAATCCGCTCGTGGAAAGTAAAAATCCACCTTATATCTCAGGACTTACTATATAATAACACTTGATTATCAAAGGATGAGCATTAACTCAGTGAAACATGGATTGTTAGGCTTTTAGAATAGTTTTAGTGGATGAAACTACCGCAACTCAACAGTGAAAGTCTCAAAAGTTGGTATTATTTATTTCCAGAACTAAATAAGTTATAGGACAAATCAATAAATATGTAATTTTGGAATATGGAGAAAAACATTGACCTGCAAAATAACAAATACAAAATAAGATTTAAGAATTCCAGCATAAATCAACATCAAGGAAGATGATACACTCTCACAGAACAAAATAAGAACAAAAATGACAACGTTATGCTACTTGCTGATAACATTACATGATTCAAGGTAAAGTGTAAATAAAAACCCACTTTCAAATTTATATTAAACTGATTTGACAGTAAAGATTTTACGGACATAGCCCGACAGGGTTTAAGATCATTAGCTGAAAAGGAGAAGGCATAATATGCCAACACACTGTACACAATAAACATTTCTTCCTATGATGAAACAGAATCATGGATATCATTCCAATCTTAGAGTAATTAATCATAAGTAGCCCCTGGCAAGAATTTGAGTAATGTCTGCAATACGTCAGCTTAAATCAATCCCATGAATGCATAAATGGAATAATTGGGCCGAGTTTGTGCACAAATACATAAAAGAGTGTATTCAAGAATGTGCATCACTTACTCGCAAAACACAAGAGATGACGGCTAAAAGCTTGACTCAGAGATTAGATTTCAAGACTCAAAACACCAGATACTGTTTCATCCAAAACCCCCAAAATCCAAATTAATTTAcgtcatttttcaaaatacaCAATCACAAGATAAACTCATTTCCTAGTAAAAAATGGATTGGTTCGTTACCCTCGCTACAGCAGTGATGTCACGCAGAGGTTTTCTTGGATACCAAGCCGGCAAAACGCTGCGTCCACGGCCACGGTAACCGCCTCGACCACGGCCAATCATGGGAGACAAATTTTCACcccccaagactgatgcaggtGACCGTGAAAAATAACCTTCTCGCCCGGTTCTTGGACTTCCAAAAATTCCCCTCCCAAGGCCACGACCACCACCAGAAGCCTCTGCCATTGACCCCATCATTGCTGTACCTCGCCATCTGAACGGAGTTTCAGCGAGCTTGCCCCTCGTCAGCATCACCTTGTAGAACAAATATCAGAGAGTCACCTCCCCCACTGCTTCGATTGCTAGTGTTCGAATTCCTTCTTCTGCTGTAAGTCGCCACTATATCGTCTTCCCTCGATAACCGATCTCTTGCCTCCGGCATTGCATCAACAACCTTCAAACACTTTAACTGAATCAACcataaaaaaaacatgaatGCGCGCATGGAAATTCTTGAAGAAAACTAAAATGTGATCATGCTTGAAAGCCGACATCAATAATATGCGAGAAAAGATCTGAACACTTAAAATTTGAAGTTTCTTGATACCTTAGACAATAATTCGGCGGGGCTTCTCTACGTACTTGGGTGGAATCGAAGGAATAACAATGGAGGTGGCTCTGGTCTGGTGTTCGTGGATTGGTAGGGCGATCAGTGAGGGAAAAAGGAGAAGAGAAACTGAAAACGAATGGAACGAGAATGGTGAAAATTGGCAAATTTTCAAAATGAAACTTAGGCGGTATATAATCACTAGCTGAAATGTCAGCTGTAGGGTCTGTTTGGCAAAATACCTTATTCTGTTTTACATCTTTGAATATAATTATTACTTTTAATTCagcatttttttaatatttattcaaatGTAAAAATCGCTtctgatttttttaataaaagcatTTTTAAAGGATTGACTTATTTAATTGTACTTTTAAGTTACTTATGTATCCAAACTtggcttttattttttataagagCATCTCCAGTTCATTTGCATTCTTTTAGTGCAGttttaacttttttaaaaaatattatgcaCCACTATTAGcggttcggtcgaccctacccctgcgggcactgcctgcaggggtcgatccaacagctcggattttttcgagccagttttttttttttttttacagggaggtgggcccggatcactcatgtggagtgatccgggccgttcattgcccgtgcaggcagtgcctgcacgggtaggttgaaacaaaccTGTGGGCAAAGGTTGTATTTTTTCGTGTTCGGGTACTCGACATGTCGGGCAAAGAAAAAACATACCTGATTGTGACCCGACAAAACCAAGTACTGAATTATGCGACCCGACATCGGATACCCGATAAACCTTTTGAAAAAAACTAGTTATATAGCCCAATTTAATGTTCTTTACTAGAGATTTCTTAATTGAATGAATAAAATGGGAAATAAATGCTTTGATATCAGAGAATATACTCGATGAAAAATTATCGTATTATTTACGTGAAATATTGCAATATTAGTTTTCATGAAATGATATATATACTTATCAgccaaaaataaaatcaatatttcaaaaaataaaaaatgatcaTTGGTCTTTGGTTTTAATTAAACTTTgggatttaaaataaaaatatttgaattggtATAATTTATCTATTTTGGTTGGTTTAGTATAATATTAGTTTGATTATCTTTATATAAAATGTTGTGTATGAAATTTGTATTTACTTAATCAATTTATTTATGTTGTGATATATTCAAAactgtcaaaaaaataaataaaaataatctcAGGCAATAACTTTATTTAATCATGGAAAAAGTATCGACTCAAATCCTAAAACAtcgtgttttattttttatcggCTAACATATGTAGTAATATTACATATATTGATTTAacaacaaatatatttttatttactttcAAATGAATCTGCAAATATGCGTTAATTTTATTCATATGAGATATTGTTAGAAACTAAATGAAAAGATATTAAGGGGGTGTATTCAATATAGAAGATTTAtggacttttaatgacttttgtaaattttaaaattctagcgGTATTCAATTAAGACTTTTACATACTATATAGAAGTCCAgtggtattcaaaatagactttcatagagttttaaaaagtcaagtgttattcaacattgacttttaaaaactatataaaagtctataggtattcaaatttttaatatacttttaataacttcataGAATTCATTAATATACAAACATTAAAGCCTAAGATACAGctataaattgtcaaaaatttatttggttcaACCTAAATATTTGgatagatttttaaaacttctaactgTATACAAGCTATTTATTTCTCTATCTATCGCTTCACATCAACTCTCTTCTTATCAACtctcttcttatcttctctcctctcatctatctctatcactctctcaaattttcgaagtgtatctctatatatatttttcatctttcttttcaaatttttcattttttggctgattgttcatttaataattttttattttaatatcataggaaattttgaattctaaaattgattttgtgatttttaatttatgatttatacaaattaatgtaatatttaataataataaaagattatCCAAAAAATGTCGATTAATTCTTAGTAATTGAATAGACTCGCAACgaccatgattttttaaattttttttagcattttcaattaatatttaagctatgatatttttacacaaaattatatccacgcaatgctaaataatattattttcgcATTTACattatcaattcaaaaacaaggttacagattaatcaattgatgtattataaaaaatttacagacatgcatacaaacccacatatatacacatgtaaggattaaatgatttaaattttaaataagtaaatttatttattaatataaatattacaaaattatttcaaactgaatatgttatatatgtcaattaattattggttcaaaaaaattaataaaaaaattatatggtataacaaaatctataaattttataaaaaaaattcacaaaagtctataaaacattgcaaaaaagtctacatgaatccacataaatctgtttataaattTGTGAGATTCTGTAAcaatcaataaaaatctatcaaatctataaaagtttatcatttgaaaatgTCATTATAATTTATAAGAGTTATCCAACACTGAAAGCCAAGTCAAGTTAACTCCTCTTTATTAAGTCCAAATGTGGACTTTGGATATGGGCTCTTGGAGTACCAGAAGTTTTTGAAAGATAAAAACGCTAGTAGACTAGGGTGGGCAGGGGCGGAGGTATATTAGGGGCTGGGTTGGGCTCCAGCCCCacctaatttaaaaaaaaaattaaatataggtttattttaaaaattttattgattagCCTCAAAATCCaatctattttttttctttttttcactTGTCTCATACCTCATCTctattatttctctcaaaatatcACAATTTTCATTACTTCAAATGGTCGTAACTTCATCATCGATCGCCATTTTTCAAAATCGATTGTAGATTCGGAAAACCCACGGCATAAGCTTTCTTTTAATACCAAAATTTCGAAGTTTCTTTGTCGTCTTGAAATCAGCCGTAGCCAATCGGTCGCCGTTTTCACCGAAAATCATGAGGAAATCTTACTGTTAAACTTTCTACAGTTCGTTCTTATTGTTCTTAgttatatttcgaattttaaaggTAATTTCAGATTTTAGTGTTTCGAAATTTGGGTATTTTGGTTTTTTTGAATTCCGAtaattgatatatattaaattgtAAGTACTATATTTGAGCCGATTGAtggtatttataattttttggaATTTATTTGAGCATTATTTTGAATTTCCAGATTTTATATTGGAGATTGTCGATTTCTAATgttgattatttattattttggatGTTTAGATGCTATAGAAAATATCAATTCGAATTTATGGAATTTTgtagtaatttttgaaaaattcagaATTATGTAAATATGATTTTCGAACTTATAAGGctgtaaaaattttatatttaaatatattatgccTTAAGATTGTCAAATGTTAACTTTGCAATTGTTTtggaataattataatttttcaagGTTTATTGGATTAACAACGGAACGAGCATTTTCAGCAATGAAACTTGTTAAAACAGCTCTTCGTTACAAAATGGAATCAGAGTTTTTCGGAGATTCTATGATAATCTACATCGAAcgagatttggttgaaaaaattgataacgatttaataattaatgagTTTTATTCTAAAAAGAATCGAAGAGCACAACTTCAGTAGTGTTTTAGCTCCATATTTTTGAatgtattaaatattaaatactcTTGTTCTATGTTTTCATGAAGTCAatgtttacattttttttattttaaattttttatttaattatttattttgattaaataCCATATGGGACGGAGCCAGCCCCAGGTAATTTTGAATCCTGGCTCCGCCCCTGAGGGTGGGTTCGGTGCAAAAACACGTGACCGACAGGCGGCACGGTGTGGTGAAGATTTATGACCTTACGATCCTTTCCggataaaaattatttgaaaattatatttattattttgaaaattaatttctgaataaaataaatcaaaatttatatatgtgAGATCAACCATTTGGACCAAACATTGCACTTGAAAATTACACCTTGTGTGTCTGGCCAGAACATTGGAGTCTTTCAGTACAGTGGTGTACCTTGGCATCATTTACGCATAAGATCGTGTACCTTCGTACCGATGAATAGATCtgcatttatattattttgcatGCAACATCCAATAATGAAAAATGTTTGTTTCTAATTTGAAAGTTCTTATCATATCGAGTTCGTTGATATCATGAGATTTGTTTTGCTACGTTTTCTTGATTAAAAGTCGATATTGTTATAGTAGGTGTCCAACGAATCAACTTGTAGTTTGAGCTTTATTGACTATTAtgtaaaacaatttttattttaataatattttacgattttatctaATTATGACATTTTTTTGTCTGTATACTCATGTCAATTACAAAGATAAAGTCCTTAAATATACTATAAGTACTATGAGGTCTATCTCTTAACGTGAGATAATGAAATTCATTAGGAAACGAATTGTATATTCCAAATTTTTTCCTTGGtcaattcagccgcctaaaataggAAGAAAAATGTTCGAGCTTGATACTAGCATCTGTAATGTAAACgacatgtttcattggtaagagTATGGAGATGTTCATTcatacagatgggtgatcatttgatgatgtaCTGACAACTCTCCCTTGGAATTTCCAATTGggtatcacttatcgagtggaaaattCCGCGGTTATGATTTTATAACTCGTTTACTaactccattgagggtcatcaggtgacgaGATTGGAtttagtttcgaaatacgtaggagtaAATATATTGTAGTCGGGGACTCATCATTTTTCTACGGGCGAAGATAGCatatgtgatatgatgagttAACAGTGCAAAGAATATCTGACTAGAGTAAAATTTGTGATTAGGGAAGATGATTCTCTAATTACACTTCTgatgtcactattattactcaaagatatgtcacatcattatcgaattcatttgcaactctcgatatatcatGGCtacagattcgatcgagatatatgagttgaagggaccatatTGTATGTTAAccataacttaaggttcttCCAGACACTattagtgatacctaggggatcatggggcgatactAATAGATGTTTTTACTTTGATCCGATGGGTACTAGtaaacttgagttctgacattcttgataaATGGGTTGACGAAAAGAATAGGGCTAattagggtaaacccgaataggaacaaatgttatttgaatcatatgaatttgtgaacccacggctagctgtatccctaaactattgagggtcacgcaagtatcggattctgtgttcacgtcgagatagtcaaattcaaggagttgaattttggCTATTGTAGTTGGATGGAAATCAAATAGATTGCTTATGAAAGAGTTTATAAATTGATTCCATGTACTGGAAGTTACAAAAGTTAGCTTAACTGATAATTATGTGAGGATAATGGAACTGTCTGTTTTAGTGAATAAGTTCACAAAACTGACAGCGGTAAAAAATGGATCAGTGAAAAATTTTGTCCTTCGAaactttcaattttcattatttgaAGAAGAATTGTACCATCGGCACATCGTCGCTGTCTGATCATCGATCAGActtataatgagttcacaattatttatttagtgatttataatatactaattaaataaaatactagtaGTGGTGATTACAATATACAAGATTCTCATGAAATATTATAGAGAAGTgtagaattaattaattaattaatagatgattaaaagaattaaataatgtttatttaattttatatatatctgtgtgtgtgtgtgtgtgtctatatttgtatatatatgGAGAAATGTATCATGCATTATCAAGAGTTGACTTTGTATTGTATTTTCAAGAAAGAAAATACAACATGATAGGATTAGAATTCTATGAGAATTGTGAtattgcaattttttaaatacaacATAAAAATACACAATACATTTTTTACACCAAAAATTTTCCACATGCTCTCCccaaaattttcggccacctcaagTTTGGTTGCAATATTTCGGCCTTCTTTCCACCGCGCCGCTGCAACACGGTTGgaatttctgaaattttggcgATCCAATCTCGACGCAAATTATTTTAGATCTCTAGTGCGATTTATACGAGGAATCCAATCTCT encodes:
- the LOC142544892 gene encoding LOW QUALITY PROTEIN: protein POLYCHOME-like (The sequence of the model RefSeq protein was modified relative to this genomic sequence to represent the inferred CDS: deleted 1 base in 1 codon) is translated as MPEARDRLSREDDIVATYSRRRNSNTSNRSSGGGDSLIFVLQGDADEGQAAETPFRWRGTAMMGSMAEASGGGRGLGRGIFGSPRTGREGYFSRSPASVLGGENLSPMIGRGRGGYRGRGRSVLPAWYPRKPLRDITAVARALERRRARWGEGEGLLTESPIIRDQTVHDPFVSASGAQLEHVLSTASPHTTIGIKHWPPTIGKVPKILLDITRQSVEETACLTPQRKLLNSIDNVEKVVMDELRKLKRTPTAKKVEREKRVRTLMSMR